A stretch of Aeromicrobium tamlense DNA encodes these proteins:
- a CDS encoding GNAT family N-acetyltransferase yields the protein MTAEIVEVDFLDPRVLDLRARMGAEMGELYGTPRHSVGAEDVTPESVLACLLALDGDRPVGTVSLRRLRDLVEIKRMFLLPETRGTGLAARMLAAIEDRARAVTDRVVLHTGERQRAAIALYTRSAYEPIEIYEPYDQVPESLCFAKRLDDPALL from the coding sequence ATGACCGCCGAGATCGTCGAGGTCGACTTCCTCGACCCCCGCGTGCTCGACCTGCGCGCTCGGATGGGCGCCGAGATGGGCGAGCTGTACGGCACGCCCCGGCACTCCGTCGGGGCCGAGGACGTCACCCCGGAGTCCGTGCTCGCGTGCCTGCTCGCGCTCGACGGCGACCGGCCGGTCGGCACGGTCAGCCTGCGCCGCCTGCGCGACCTCGTGGAGATCAAGCGGATGTTCCTGCTGCCCGAGACGCGCGGCACGGGCCTCGCGGCGCGGATGCTCGCGGCGATCGAGGACCGCGCCCGTGCGGTCACCGACCGCGTCGTGCTGCACACGGGGGAGCGGCAGCGAGCCGCGATCGCCCTCTACACGCGCTCGGCCTACGAGCCGATCGAGATCTACGAGCCGTACGACCAGGTGCCCGAGTCGCTCTGCTTCGCCAAGCGGCTGGACGACCCCGCCTTGCTGTAA
- a CDS encoding succinic semialdehyde dehydrogenase, protein MPDVAQITVAPERAAQLTRLIRATGTETRTTVSPLSGADVATIPVSTDQDVLDAFAAARVAQLTWARTSLRRRKKALLRLHDLVLKHQDELLDLVQLESGKARAHAFDEVLHTALTGRYYGRRLARILGPHRRGGVYPVLTSVRQHQRPKGVVGLITPWNYPLSMALVDGLAAVAAGNAVVHKPDSQAPLTALAIIELMYRAGFPKDLWQVVSGAGSVIGSAIIANADYICFTGSTATGKRIAAQCSERLIGCSLELGGKNPMIVLPGADVEKAVEGTVTAAFSSAGQLCVSIERIYVHESIYARYRDALAERLSHLAFGANADWEVEMGTLVSPAQLATIEKHVADALDHGATLVSGGRARPDIAPWFHEPTVLEDVPPAALCFAEETFGPLVSLYPYRSVGEAVQAANSTVYGLNASVWGPTRRARKVAERLRAGTVNVNEGFAATFGSIGAPMGGMKESGTGRRQGAEGLLRFTETQSIGVQRLMPVSGPAFLSRRTFRSLLTVGLGLLRRLTTRA, encoded by the coding sequence ATGCCTGATGTCGCCCAGATCACAGTCGCGCCCGAGCGCGCCGCCCAGCTCACCCGCCTGATCCGGGCGACGGGCACCGAGACCCGTACCACCGTGTCGCCCCTGAGCGGAGCCGACGTGGCCACCATCCCGGTCTCCACCGATCAGGACGTCCTCGACGCCTTCGCCGCCGCTCGCGTCGCCCAGCTGACCTGGGCGCGCACCTCGCTGCGCCGCCGGAAGAAGGCGCTGCTGCGGCTGCACGACCTCGTCCTGAAGCACCAGGACGAGCTGCTCGACCTCGTGCAGCTGGAGTCCGGCAAGGCGCGCGCGCACGCCTTCGACGAGGTGCTGCACACCGCGCTGACCGGCCGCTACTACGGCCGTCGCCTGGCGCGCATCCTCGGCCCGCACCGCCGGGGCGGCGTCTACCCCGTGCTCACGAGCGTGCGCCAGCACCAGCGGCCGAAGGGTGTCGTCGGCCTCATCACGCCGTGGAACTACCCGTTGTCGATGGCGCTCGTCGACGGCCTCGCCGCCGTCGCCGCCGGCAACGCCGTGGTGCACAAGCCCGACAGCCAGGCGCCACTCACCGCCCTGGCGATCATCGAGCTGATGTACCGCGCGGGCTTCCCGAAGGACCTGTGGCAGGTCGTCAGCGGCGCCGGTTCGGTCATCGGCTCGGCGATCATCGCGAACGCCGACTACATCTGCTTCACGGGCTCCACCGCCACCGGCAAGCGCATCGCCGCCCAGTGCTCCGAGCGGCTCATCGGCTGCTCGCTCGAGCTCGGCGGCAAGAACCCGATGATCGTGCTGCCCGGCGCCGACGTCGAGAAGGCGGTCGAGGGCACGGTCACGGCGGCCTTCAGCTCGGCCGGCCAGCTGTGCGTCTCGATCGAGCGCATCTACGTGCACGAGTCGATCTACGCCCGCTACCGCGACGCGCTGGCCGAGCGCCTGTCGCACCTGGCCTTCGGCGCGAACGCCGACTGGGAGGTCGAGATGGGCACGCTCGTCTCGCCCGCCCAGCTGGCCACGATCGAGAAGCACGTCGCCGACGCCCTCGACCACGGCGCCACGCTCGTGTCCGGCGGCCGGGCACGCCCCGACATCGCCCCGTGGTTCCACGAGCCCACGGTCCTGGAGGACGTGCCCCCGGCGGCGCTGTGCTTCGCCGAGGAGACGTTCGGTCCGCTCGTCTCGCTCTACCCGTACCGCAGCGTGGGCGAGGCGGTGCAGGCCGCGAACAGCACGGTCTACGGCCTCAACGCCAGCGTGTGGGGACCCACGCGCCGCGCCCGCAAGGTGGCCGAGCGGCTCCGCGCCGGCACGGTCAACGTCAACGAGGGCTTCGCCGCCACGTTCGGCAGCATCGGCGCGCCCATGGGCGGCATGAAGGAGTCCGGCACCGGACGCCGCCAGGGCGCCGAGGGCCTGCTGCGGTTCACCGAGACGCAGTCGATCGGCGTGCAGCGGCTGATGCCCGTCAGCGGACCCGCCTTCCTGTCGAGGCGGACCTTCCGCTCCCTGCTGACCGTCGGCCTCGGCCTGCTGCGCCGACTCACCACCCGAGCCTGA